The following are encoded in a window of Mycolicibacterium tusciae JS617 genomic DNA:
- a CDS encoding ParA family protein has translation MSRVPKGVPSAAAEPTPRDVSRETSQPHVSRETWEGGPAPAEEWPDPPAADTPIGAEAERAVRLLHTAAKSGLPRPEHQRVFTIANQKGGVGKTTTAVNIAAALALQGLQVLVIDLDPQGNASTALGVEHREGTPSSYEVLIGEIPLDAALQRSPHSERLYCLPATIDLAGAEIELVSMVAREGRLRGALAGLKDHGFDYVFIDCPPSLGLLTINALVAAPEVLIPIQCEYYALEGVGQLLRNIEMVKAHLNPDLNVSTVILTMYDGRTRLADQVADDVRAHFGDKVLRTVIPRSVKVSEAPGYGMTILDYDPGSRGAMSYLDASREIAARR, from the coding sequence GTGAGTCGTGTTCCGAAGGGTGTTCCGTCGGCCGCTGCCGAACCGACCCCGCGCGATGTTTCACGTGAAACAAGCCAGCCGCATGTTTCACGTGAAACATGGGAGGGCGGGCCTGCGCCCGCCGAAGAGTGGCCCGACCCGCCCGCCGCGGACACCCCGATTGGCGCCGAAGCCGAGCGGGCGGTGCGCCTGCTGCACACCGCCGCCAAGAGTGGACTCCCGCGCCCGGAGCACCAGCGTGTCTTCACCATCGCCAACCAAAAGGGCGGGGTGGGCAAGACGACCACAGCGGTGAACATCGCCGCCGCGCTCGCGCTCCAAGGACTGCAGGTTCTGGTGATCGATCTCGATCCCCAGGGCAACGCCAGCACTGCGCTCGGCGTCGAACACCGCGAAGGCACACCGTCCTCCTATGAGGTGCTGATCGGTGAGATTCCGCTGGACGCCGCCCTCCAGCGCAGCCCGCACAGCGAGCGGCTGTATTGCTTGCCTGCGACCATCGACCTCGCCGGCGCCGAGATCGAGTTGGTCAGTATGGTCGCGCGTGAAGGGCGACTGCGCGGGGCGCTCGCCGGGCTCAAGGACCACGGCTTCGATTACGTCTTCATCGACTGCCCCCCGTCGCTGGGGTTGCTCACGATCAACGCCCTCGTGGCCGCGCCAGAGGTGCTGATCCCCATCCAATGCGAGTACTACGCCCTCGAGGGGGTGGGTCAGCTGTTGCGCAATATCGAGATGGTCAAGGCGCACCTCAATCCGGACCTCAACGTTTCGACGGTGATCCTGACGATGTACGACGGACGGACGAGGCTGGCTGATCAGGTAGCCGACGACGTCCGAGCTCACTTCGGCGACAAGGTGTTGCGCACCGTGATTCCGCGCAGCGTCAAGGTGTCCGAGGCGCCCGGGTATGGCATGACGATTCTCGACTACGACCCGGGTTCGCGGGGTGCGATGAGCTACCTGGACGCGAGCCGCGAAATCGCGGCACGCCGATGA
- the rsmG gene encoding 16S rRNA (guanine(527)-N(7))-methyltransferase RsmG produces MKHDEVSAAPQAADILFGTGLAGARRYAEILAGAGVERGLIGPREVDRLWDRHLLNSAAIAELLPQNARVADIGSGASLPGIPLALARPDLRVTLIEPLLRRSDFLREVIDELAIDVTVVRGRAEERSVREEVGEMDAVTSRAVASLDKVAKWSMPLLRPGGEMLAIKGERAEGEADEHRRVLASLGAVDVRVRKCCADVLDPPATVVVARRRSPSDHRSMDGTRG; encoded by the coding sequence GTGAAACATGACGAGGTGTCGGCAGCCCCGCAAGCCGCCGACATCTTGTTCGGAACCGGACTGGCGGGGGCGCGACGCTACGCCGAGATCTTGGCGGGCGCCGGTGTGGAGCGTGGATTGATCGGCCCGAGAGAAGTCGACAGACTTTGGGACCGCCACTTACTCAACAGCGCGGCGATCGCGGAATTGCTGCCCCAGAACGCGCGAGTCGCCGACATAGGTAGTGGAGCCAGCCTGCCCGGGATACCGTTGGCGTTGGCTCGCCCCGACCTTCGGGTGACGCTCATCGAACCTCTGCTTCGGCGCAGCGACTTCCTTCGCGAGGTCATCGATGAGCTCGCGATCGACGTGACGGTTGTGCGCGGCAGGGCCGAAGAGCGATCGGTGCGAGAAGAGGTGGGGGAGATGGATGCGGTGACCTCCAGGGCGGTGGCGTCCCTGGACAAGGTCGCGAAGTGGAGCATGCCTCTGCTGCGTCCAGGGGGCGAGATGTTGGCCATTAAGGGAGAGCGTGCCGAAGGGGAGGCCGATGAGCACCGGCGTGTGCTGGCATCCCTCGGAGCCGTCGATGTGAGGGTGAGAAAATGCTGCGCGGACGTCTTGGATCCTCCCGCGACCGTCGTCGTGGCGCGTCGGCGGAGTCCGTCCGACCACCGATCGATGGACGGGACGCGGGGGTGA
- a CDS encoding protein jag — translation MTDAETTERSEELVDETTDEENTAPPSEDLEDRLVAEGEIAGDYLEELLDLLDFDGDIDLDVEGERAIVSIDGGTDLNKLVGRKGEVLDALQELTRLAVHQKTGERSRLMLDIARWRRGRRDELAALGEKVARRVLESGEREELSPMTPFERKIVHDAVAAVDGVHSESEGVEPSRRVVVLVD, via the coding sequence ATGACTGACGCTGAGACGACCGAGCGCAGCGAGGAACTAGTCGACGAGACGACCGACGAGGAGAACACGGCGCCTCCTTCGGAGGACCTGGAGGACCGGTTGGTCGCCGAGGGTGAGATCGCCGGCGACTATCTCGAGGAGTTGTTGGACCTGCTCGACTTCGACGGCGACATCGATCTCGATGTCGAAGGGGAGCGCGCCATCGTGAGCATCGACGGCGGTACCGACCTCAACAAGTTGGTCGGCAGGAAGGGTGAGGTGCTCGACGCGCTGCAGGAGTTGACGCGGCTGGCGGTGCACCAGAAGACCGGTGAGCGAAGCCGGCTGATGCTCGACATTGCCCGCTGGCGGCGGGGACGCCGCGATGAGTTGGCAGCGCTGGGCGAAAAGGTGGCACGACGCGTGCTCGAGTCGGGTGAGCGCGAGGAGCTCTCGCCCATGACGCCGTTCGAGCGCAAGATCGTGCACGACGCCGTCGCGGCTGTGGATGGTGTGCACAGCGAGAGTGAGGGCGTGGAGCCTTCCCGCCGCGTCGTCGTTCTGGTCGACTGA
- the yidC gene encoding membrane protein insertase YidC has product MFSWFSLDIIYYPVSAIMWAWYKAFAFVLGPSNFFAWALSVMFLVFTLRAILYKPFVKQIRTTRQMQELQPQIKALQKKYGKDRQRMAMEMQKLQKEHGFNPILGCLPMLAQLPVFLGLYHVLMSFNRTQTGIGRLGLSVEQNAQLGNYVFSAEDVRHFLDANLFGAPLGATMIQQHGLEAFTEFNRYAVIGVGVPMMILAGVATYFNSRASVARQSPEAAANPQTAMMNRLALYVFPLGVVAGGPFLPLAIIMYWLANNIWTFGQQHYVFGMIEKEEEAKKLEAKERRSQNAPPPGAKPKKRSKTASEQAEITASDGVELDEPVAENGSSDGKGTGSSPGKTVSGTGSGKPRPGAAPRPGARPKKRKR; this is encoded by the coding sequence GTGTTTAGTTGGTTCAGCCTGGACATCATTTACTACCCGGTGTCGGCGATCATGTGGGCCTGGTACAAGGCGTTCGCCTTCGTCCTCGGGCCGTCGAACTTCTTCGCCTGGGCGCTGTCGGTCATGTTCCTGGTGTTCACCCTGCGCGCGATCCTCTACAAGCCCTTCGTCAAGCAGATCCGCACCACGCGGCAGATGCAGGAGTTGCAGCCCCAGATCAAGGCGCTGCAGAAGAAGTACGGCAAGGATCGCCAGCGGATGGCGATGGAGATGCAGAAGCTCCAGAAGGAGCACGGATTCAACCCGATCCTCGGGTGTCTACCGATGCTGGCTCAGCTCCCGGTCTTCCTCGGGCTCTATCACGTGCTGATGTCGTTCAACCGGACCCAGACGGGCATTGGCCGGCTGGGGTTGTCGGTGGAGCAGAACGCGCAACTCGGCAACTACGTCTTCAGCGCGGAGGATGTGCGCCATTTTCTGGACGCCAACCTGTTCGGGGCGCCGCTGGGCGCGACAATGATTCAGCAGCACGGCCTTGAGGCGTTCACGGAATTCAACCGGTACGCGGTCATCGGCGTCGGTGTGCCGATGATGATCCTGGCCGGCGTCGCCACCTACTTCAACAGCCGAGCGTCGGTAGCCCGCCAGAGTCCTGAGGCAGCGGCTAATCCGCAGACCGCGATGATGAACCGACTCGCGCTGTACGTCTTCCCGCTGGGCGTCGTCGCGGGCGGTCCTTTCCTGCCGCTGGCCATCATCATGTACTGGCTCGCGAACAACATCTGGACGTTCGGACAGCAGCATTATGTGTTCGGGATGATCGAGAAAGAGGAAGAAGCCAAGAAGCTCGAGGCGAAGGAACGGCGTTCGCAGAACGCGCCACCGCCCGGCGCAAAGCCGAAGAAGCGGTCCAAGACGGCGAGCGAGCAGGCCGAGATCACGGCGAGCGACGGGGTGGAGCTCGACGAGCCGGTGGCGGAAAACGGATCGTCGGATGGCAAGGGGACGGGCTCGAGCCCGGGTAAGACCGTGTCGGGCACCGGCAGTGGAAAACCACGTCCGGGGGCCGCGCCGCGGCCGGGTGCGCGGCCCAAGAAACGTAAGCGCTGA
- the yidD gene encoding membrane protein insertion efficiency factor YidD yields the protein MTGSAARALVYVIQLYRHMVSPLRPATCRFVPTCSQYAVDALTEYGAVKGGWLAVVRLLKCGPWHRGGWDPIPERRGGGHELCAGADELRMDPDAADDVWGTQASRAESETRV from the coding sequence ATGACGGGGTCGGCCGCGCGCGCTCTGGTCTATGTCATCCAGCTGTACCGGCACATGGTTTCCCCGCTGCGTCCGGCGACGTGCCGCTTCGTGCCGACGTGTAGTCAGTACGCAGTCGATGCGCTCACCGAGTACGGCGCGGTGAAGGGTGGATGGTTGGCAGTGGTGCGGCTGCTGAAGTGCGGTCCGTGGCATAGGGGAGGATGGGACCCGATACCGGAGCGTCGCGGCGGCGGACATGAATTGTGCGCAGGCGCAGACGAGCTCCGGATGGATCCGGACGCAGCCGACGATGTGTGGGGCACCCAGGCATCGCGAGCAGAGAGCGAGACGCGTGTTTAG
- the rnpA gene encoding ribonuclease P protein component produces MLPARYRMTRSSEFGATVSQGVRAVQPDLVVHTMRDAEADGPRIGLVVSKSVGGAVQRHRVARRLRHVARTVIDDLHPADRVVIRALPGSRHAISARLEQELRTALRRALSKSGAAR; encoded by the coding sequence GTGCTTCCGGCGCGGTACCGGATGACGCGGTCGTCCGAGTTCGGTGCCACGGTCAGTCAAGGGGTGCGGGCAGTGCAGCCCGATCTCGTCGTGCACACGATGCGCGATGCCGAAGCGGACGGTCCCCGGATCGGTCTGGTCGTGTCGAAATCCGTCGGCGGTGCCGTACAACGCCATCGAGTAGCCCGTCGGCTTCGTCACGTGGCGCGCACGGTCATTGACGATCTACACCCCGCAGATCGCGTCGTAATTCGGGCATTGCCCGGCAGCCGCCATGCGATCTCGGCGCGACTCGAACAAGAACTGCGGACGGCGTTGCGCCGTGCGCTTTCCAAGAGTGGGGCAGCCCGATGA